The Planctomycetota bacterium genome has a segment encoding these proteins:
- a CDS encoding serine protease — translation MRSPFPLLLATAVLALASAGRSAGADAAGGAAVIESSVVKIFATLRRPDLNKPWTKQPPDTVTGSGVIVDGKRILTNAHVVLYASQVEVQAHESGAKIAATVEAIGPGIDLAVLKLDDESLFDDHPAVKRSTRLPAIKDTVMAYGYPTGGTALSITKGIVSRIEFAGYGYSTGGLRIQVDAAINPGNSGGPAIAGEEMIGLAFSRLESAQNIGYIIPNEEIDIFLADIADGRYDGKPRLAVAVEKLENQALRDSLRVPKGTTGVVVTEPDSPGPDAVLRRWDVVTRIGATPIDDQGRIAVEGMPRVSFHYDVQRAAADGTLPLSILRDGAEQEVKVPCPARPPLVLPELIGDYPEYFVFGPLVFTAATAEHAASTEGNARVVAMLAALGNPLATRRADRPAFPGERLVMICSPLFPHRLSRGYDSPVGRIVATVDKQPVKNLGHLVELLRDSTEDFVVFEFAGRAAPPLVFPRREAIATTEEILTDNGVRAQGSPGPLAVWNEKPPAAAP, via the coding sequence ATGCGGTCACCGTTCCCCCTGCTGCTCGCGACCGCCGTGCTGGCGCTGGCTTCGGCCGGACGGAGCGCCGGCGCCGATGCCGCCGGCGGCGCGGCGGTGATCGAGAGCTCGGTCGTCAAGATCTTCGCCACGCTGCGCCGCCCCGATCTCAACAAACCGTGGACGAAGCAGCCCCCTGACACGGTCACCGGCAGCGGTGTGATCGTCGACGGCAAGCGGATCCTTACGAACGCACACGTCGTCCTCTACGCCAGCCAGGTCGAGGTCCAGGCCCACGAGAGCGGAGCGAAGATCGCGGCCACGGTCGAGGCGATCGGGCCGGGCATCGACCTGGCGGTCCTGAAACTCGACGATGAGTCGCTGTTCGACGATCACCCGGCGGTGAAGCGATCGACGCGGCTCCCGGCGATCAAGGACACGGTGATGGCCTACGGCTACCCGACCGGCGGCACGGCGCTGTCGATCACCAAGGGGATCGTGTCGCGGATCGAGTTTGCCGGCTACGGCTATTCCACCGGCGGACTGCGGATCCAGGTCGATGCCGCGATCAATCCCGGCAACAGCGGCGGGCCGGCGATCGCCGGCGAGGAGATGATCGGGCTGGCCTTCAGCCGCCTCGAATCCGCGCAGAACATCGGCTACATCATCCCCAACGAGGAGATCGACATCTTCCTCGCCGACATCGCCGACGGCCGCTACGACGGCAAGCCGCGACTTGCCGTCGCCGTCGAGAAACTGGAGAACCAGGCCCTCCGCGATTCGCTCCGGGTTCCCAAGGGCACGACCGGCGTCGTCGTCACGGAACCCGACTCTCCGGGCCCCGATGCCGTCCTCCGCCGCTGGGACGTGGTCACGAGGATCGGCGCGACGCCGATCGACGACCAGGGGCGGATCGCGGTCGAGGGGATGCCGCGCGTGTCGTTTCACTACGACGTCCAGCGGGCCGCCGCCGACGGCACGCTGCCGCTCTCGATCCTCCGCGACGGCGCCGAGCAGGAGGTGAAGGTCCCCTGCCCGGCCCGGCCGCCGCTGGTGCTCCCCGAATTGATCGGGGACTATCCCGAATACTTCGTGTTCGGCCCGCTGGTCTTCACCGCGGCCACCGCGGAGCACGCCGCGTCGACCGAGGGCAACGCCCGCGTCGTGGCGATGCTGGCGGCGCTCGGCAACCCGCTCGCCACGCGCCGCGCCGACCGGCCGGCGTTTCCCGGCGAGCGGTTGGTGATGATCTGTTCGCCGCTGTTCCCCCACCGCCTTTCCCGCGGCTACGACAGCCCCGTCGGCCGGATCGTGGCGACGGTCGACAAGCAGCCAGTGAAGAACCTCGGGCACCTCGTCGAGCTGCTGCGCGACTCGACCGAGGACTTCGTCGTCTTCGAATTCGCCGGCCGGGCCGCCCCGCCGCTGGTGTTCCCGCGGCGCGAGGCGATCGCCACGACCGAGGAGATCCTCACCGACAACGGCGTCCGCGCGCAGGGATCGCCCGGACCGCTGGCGGTGTGGAACGAGAAACCCCCTGCGGCGGCCCCGTGA
- a CDS encoding MFS transporter — translation MAATPPAGAGNAGLTESGRLSATGWLVCAIAAIGFAFDIYELLMLPLIIKPAIQELAKGEVQALVAGGMPQADALALWSPGGKSYVGWARTLFFVPAIAGGVFGLVGGYLTDLLGRRRVLTFSILLYAFSALAAGFATTLPQLLVCRCLVFIGVCVEFVAAVAWLAELFPDAKARENALGWTQAFSSIGGLLVGAANILAAKFALALPAIHGDHQAWRYTLISGVIPALPLILIRPFLPESPVWARKKAAGTLRRPSIAELFSPGLVRTTVMTTLVFAASYGIAFGAIQQLPQILGAPKGGHAAILAEAKSAQDRAAAAAEEKGEKLSPGRLKSIAGNATDEAVAGVTIFQEVGGLVGRVLLALAALRIASRRTLLRIFQWPALLFVPALFWWISTRLGDAGSLPAIKAGIFVAGLLTVAQFSFWGNYIPLVFPTHLRGTGESFAANIGGRILGTAAAWLTLTFSAATPPDPVKIAMVGAAVAGAYALLGSILTHWLPEPGADVEH, via the coding sequence ATGGCGGCCACTCCTCCTGCCGGCGCTGGCAACGCCGGCCTGACCGAGTCGGGACGGCTTTCAGCCACCGGCTGGCTCGTGTGTGCGATCGCGGCCATCGGGTTCGCGTTCGACATCTACGAGCTGCTGATGCTGCCGCTGATCATCAAGCCGGCGATCCAGGAGCTCGCCAAAGGAGAGGTCCAGGCGCTCGTCGCCGGTGGGATGCCGCAGGCCGACGCGCTGGCCCTGTGGAGCCCCGGTGGCAAGAGCTACGTCGGGTGGGCACGGACGCTGTTTTTCGTGCCGGCGATCGCCGGCGGCGTGTTCGGCCTGGTGGGGGGCTACCTCACCGACCTCCTCGGCCGCCGCCGCGTCCTCACCTTCAGCATCCTGCTCTACGCGTTTTCCGCGCTGGCCGCCGGGTTCGCCACCACGCTTCCGCAATTGCTCGTCTGCCGGTGCCTGGTGTTCATCGGGGTGTGCGTCGAGTTCGTCGCGGCCGTGGCGTGGCTCGCGGAACTGTTTCCCGACGCCAAGGCGCGGGAAAACGCCCTCGGCTGGACGCAGGCCTTCTCGTCGATCGGCGGCTTGCTCGTCGGTGCGGCCAACATCCTCGCGGCGAAGTTTGCCCTCGCCCTGCCGGCGATCCACGGCGACCATCAGGCGTGGCGGTACACCCTGATCTCCGGAGTGATCCCGGCGCTGCCGTTGATCCTCATCCGGCCGTTCCTACCCGAGAGCCCCGTGTGGGCGCGGAAGAAGGCCGCCGGGACGCTCCGGCGCCCGAGCATCGCCGAGCTGTTCAGCCCGGGGCTGGTCCGCACCACCGTGATGACGACGCTCGTGTTCGCCGCCAGCTACGGGATCGCGTTCGGCGCGATCCAGCAACTGCCGCAGATCCTCGGCGCCCCGAAGGGGGGCCATGCCGCGATCCTCGCCGAGGCGAAGTCGGCCCAGGACCGTGCGGCCGCGGCCGCGGAGGAGAAGGGCGAAAAACTCTCGCCGGGGCGGCTCAAGAGCATCGCCGGCAACGCCACCGACGAGGCGGTGGCCGGAGTGACGATCTTCCAGGAGGTCGGCGGGCTGGTGGGGCGCGTGCTGCTGGCGCTGGCGGCGCTGCGGATCGCGAGCCGCCGAACGCTGTTGCGGATCTTCCAGTGGCCGGCGCTGTTGTTCGTGCCGGCACTGTTCTGGTGGATCTCGACACGGCTCGGCGATGCCGGCTCGCTGCCGGCGATCAAGGCGGGAATCTTCGTCGCCGGCCTGCTCACCGTGGCGCAGTTCAGCTTCTGGGGCAATTACATCCCGCTCGTCTTCCCGACCCACCTGCGCGGCACGGGGGAGAGCTTCGCGGCCAACATCGGCGGCCGGATCCTCGGCACCGCGGCCGCATGGCTGACGCTGACGTTCTCGGCGGCCACGCCCCCCGACCCGGTGAAGATCGCCATGGTCGGCGCGGCGGTGGCAGGGGCGTACGCGCTCCTCGGCTCGATCCTCACCCACTGGCTCCCGGAGCCGGGTGCCGACGTCGAGCACTGA
- a CDS encoding beta-ketoacyl-[acyl-carrier-protein] synthase family protein codes for MAAGRRRVVITGMGCVTPLGVTVGEMWNNLRIGASGVGPTTVFDASRFPTRIAAEVRGWDITHEGEVEKDWHFCGRHTKFAAGAALQAMRDAGLAGGLPGDPARLGVYLGSGEGQQDFAAFTSMMTAAIEGDTLDVAKFTKLGLETLHPLAEMEQEPNMPACHLAGLFNAHGPNLNCLTACAASSQAIGEAAELVRRGDADVMLSGGAHSMIHPFGVTGFNLLTALSTRNDEPTRASRPFDRDRDGFVLGEGAAMVVLEELEHAKRRNATIHGELLGYGSTADAYRITDTHPEGRGAASCIRMALADAGLPPEKIDYINAHGTSTAVNDRVETLAIKTVFGERAYKIPVSSTKSMMGHLIAAAGATELIVCLLAIRDGLLPPTINYDVPDPDCDLDYVPNRARDAACDVALSNSFGFGGQNISLIVGRFAG; via the coding sequence ATGGCAGCGGGCAGGCGGCGGGTGGTGATCACGGGGATGGGCTGCGTCACGCCGCTGGGGGTCACGGTCGGCGAGATGTGGAACAACCTCCGCATCGGCGCCTCGGGAGTCGGCCCGACCACGGTCTTCGACGCCTCCCGGTTCCCGACCCGGATCGCCGCCGAGGTCCGGGGCTGGGACATCACCCACGAAGGCGAGGTGGAGAAGGATTGGCACTTCTGTGGCCGGCACACCAAGTTCGCCGCTGGCGCGGCGCTCCAGGCGATGCGCGATGCCGGCCTCGCCGGCGGGCTTCCCGGGGATCCGGCGCGGTTGGGGGTGTACCTCGGCAGCGGCGAGGGCCAGCAGGATTTCGCGGCCTTCACCAGCATGATGACCGCGGCGATCGAGGGCGACACCCTCGACGTCGCCAAGTTCACCAAGCTCGGCCTCGAGACGCTCCATCCGCTCGCCGAGATGGAGCAGGAGCCGAACATGCCGGCCTGCCACCTCGCCGGCCTGTTCAATGCCCACGGCCCCAATCTCAATTGCCTCACCGCCTGCGCCGCCTCGAGCCAGGCGATCGGCGAGGCGGCGGAGTTGGTGCGCCGCGGCGATGCCGACGTCATGCTCTCCGGCGGCGCCCACAGCATGATCCACCCGTTCGGCGTCACCGGGTTCAACCTCCTCACCGCCCTCTCGACGCGCAACGACGAGCCGACCCGTGCCAGTCGCCCCTTCGACCGCGACCGCGACGGCTTCGTCCTCGGCGAGGGTGCGGCGATGGTCGTCCTCGAGGAGCTCGAGCACGCCAAACGGCGCAACGCGACGATCCACGGCGAGCTGCTCGGGTATGGCTCGACCGCCGATGCCTACCGGATCACCGACACCCATCCCGAGGGGCGCGGCGCGGCCTCCTGCATCCGCATGGCGCTGGCCGACGCCGGGCTCCCCCCGGAGAAGATCGACTACATCAACGCCCACGGCACGAGCACGGCCGTCAACGATCGCGTCGAGACGCTCGCCATCAAGACGGTGTTCGGCGAGCGTGCCTACAAGATCCCGGTGTCGAGCACGAAGAGCATGATGGGCCACCTGATCGCCGCGGCGGGAGCCACCGAGCTGATCGTGTGCCTGCTGGCGATCCGCGACGGCCTGCTGCCGCCGACGATCAACTACGACGTCCCCGATCCCGACTGCGACCTCGACTACGTCCCCAACCGGGCCCGTGATGCGGCCTGCGACGTCGCCCTCTCCAACAGCTTCGGCTTCGGCGGGCAGAACATCTCGCTGATCGTCGGCCGCTTCGCCGGCTGA